The sequence acacacacacacacacacacacaagtgtgtgcagtgtatggttgtcattttccttttgtaagtttttttctagatgttttccatgttttatgtctCAATGACATGCACGCAAACAACCAAATAAaggatttcaaaaacaacaaaaaaaggtatttacttccttcctgtgacatgaGGCTGTCAACTTCCTACCCCTACTTCCAGGAAGCATAGCGAAGGCAAACCCTCCcaaagaaaagtaattttcatgttaatattaagaatgttttgttgacatatatatatctacATAATCGTGAAGATCTCTAGAATCATCCGAACAAAACAAATCTCACAAGAGATCTATAGTTTTTTGTATACTTGGTCAAAAGTCCAAGTTTGCCCACCGGCAATATAGTTGACTTGTAGTACATATAATGAGGAAATGGGGTATACTGTGTTTAATGGGTTAATAAATCAAGGTTCTTGGTCTTGTTTAGtgctttttgctttcataatactttatattgttatatattatatattgttatttgttaatttattttttgtttgtttgttatggactacaaaaccagtcataagggtcatttttttaaattgagatatacatcatctgaaaggtgaatatatataagatttccattgatgtacagtttgttaggataggacatttggccgagatacagctatttgaaaatctggaatctgaaggtgtaaaaaaaaaaaaaaaaaaatctaaatattgagaaaattgaaAGTCCTTAACAATGAAAATCCACTcacaaaaagatttttttatatgtttacaGTAGaagatttacaaaatatcttcattgtgcatgatctttacttaatatcctaatgatttttggcattaaagaaaaaaaaatcaataattttgacccatacaatgtattgttggctattgctacaaatatacccatgcaACTTCTGACTgggtttgtggtccagggtcacatacaGGAGTAATTTTTTCTATAAACAATGTAATTTACCATTTTGATTAACAATGCTCTGTTGGAGCAACTTAATGGCTGCACTTTGTTCTGCACTATGTTCCACCACTTTAAAAGAAAcggatttgttgtttgttgtgttttcgtattcaagagattataagctagatgcagcttttttgtgttcacatcgAATGTTCTTCGACCATGCTTCAAAACGTACCTAATATGCCGTTttttttaggggccaagccccaaaggggctgtagcccctattgtaattgtacgttttcccttttattaggggccaagccccgaaggggctgtagcccctattgtaattgtacgttttcccttttattattattattcttcctcccgaatgggagtctatggcagccctatcaacggaacatgagaaaatgatgaaatttggcacacttgtagtgatggtcatgtctagaaatctgaccaattttggagtctctaggaccaactctatagcgccaccaccagttcaaatattcaacattctaaagtttataacttttgaaccatttgctctagaaaaatacaatttagtacatctgattcgtctcttcatgctgattctattcaaattcttacattaagtctccgcccattacagtagcggccattttgaaaagtacagtattccgttttttcgctacttctccttcaaaatttgtccaattttgtccaaactttgatcaggtgatctttggtctgagccgcacagaaatgactgaacagattttttttattcatctttgttcaaaagttatgatgtcacgaagttaacgaggttgacccaaaattgctatagaggctgtatctcggccaaactttgagcaatcaaaactaaaattggtacacttgatcaagaccatgatctgaggttccatgccaaatttgggaacagcgccacctacaggtcatgagatctgaaaaatggctattttggccaataacttttgaacactttattagaaaatcaagatcttggtgtctatggattccctgtgccatgccgaatccgaggatatcgaattcgtcaacatcggatgaaccacgtgtccgccattttgaattttgtcataaattgcaataacttttaaacaatttgacatatcttcacacaaattggtatgtatgacctttagaaggtcctgaaggtacctgagaagtttcaacacagcgccacctactgttccacagatgtaatgattattgcaaaaccacttataacttttgaaaacactttccaaaatgtgtatgctttatgtcattttattccctggcttatgccgattccgacgatgtgtcatttgtcattttccttaaatgtacctgtccgccatattgaaataaatggaaaacagttttttcgctactcctcctacaatttttgtccaattttgtccaaaatcagctcaggtgatctttggaccgagccgcacagaaatgactgaatggatttttgatattcgctaccattcccaagatattcatctctgaatgtgaccttgcttgtgtttgttgtcttatgctagttagcttagcatgctaattgcttagcatgctaaccagttgtcattctctttaatgtggctcttcagttatcaagttaaccatgagcttcattagcattaagttagcttagcatgccaatatggttagcatgctaagtaatgctttttttgtgaattctttgttagactaaaaggtttcttccacagtctgttgaatgtgcatcctcaagtagctcaatgtgtaaagccagttatctgaagagccctgtatccgaagttagtgggttcgaatcccaggtggagcggttttataaatagtgtgttttgattcctttactgcctcttggattagaaataaatgctttttgtttcatgctgtgttcattttcatctaagcttatgtacattctgagttcattcttgcccgtaattctgaaccagctgtttcatgtttgttcattttctgctgtttttcctcttcctgctctgtattgcactacagcatgatgagctgcagaatgatctaaagtgcagctttataagaattcttcattttgagttcattttcacatgaactaataaacttcggcaggtgtggaaacattcacttgcacagtggtgcaatgagatgagaaatggaccttggacccggaggtcgtggattcgaatctcgtgtggggttcctttatacaattgtgtgtaatgagtcattttgataccttttttatccaaataaggattgtgctaatctttattcctcttcaatgagatacaagtattttagttcattccgtgttcgttctctgaacttctattgattttcatttcatttccacctgtccttctgaaccagatgttttgcatgtacattcaattttctgctgtttttgctcttcctgctccgtattgcgctactgcccctactggggcttggccccgaattgctgcttgcagctatatttgtttttgtttttttggggttttttttgtggGCTGTATGTCCCTGGACTGCTTTGCTCTGGCCCTGGCTTctgctgcagtgatgcaatgactttatcaatcagcgattggctcttttacttagaaggcgggacgtattccgccatattgtagTTTCTCCAGTTCGTAACTAATAGTGAACCGTCTTTCTAGCAGCCAGCGCAGCACATTCCGCGTCCTGTCTGAATATGGAATCCCAAGTctgccaaaattaaaaataaataaatacataaataaatatacaaagaaatataaaatagcaaaaataaataaataaatatataaataaatataacgtTAAATGTTTTTCACATTAGAATGTCCCCACGAGGGGAGACGTGATGCGACAACATGTTCTACTGTAACTGATGCCTCGTTCTATTTTGGATCTTTGAAATATGAGTAATATTTTAAGCTTTTGTCACATGTTGTGCATGTAAAAGTAGGAAATATGAATGTGAAGTGAATTTGTGGTCTCATTTCAAATGCATTGATCAATATGCTTGCGTCGACTTCACTGTAACCTATGTGCGGTGGTTCCTTTCCATGTTATGACTGGCGTCCGAGTCTCAATACAACACAAGcttattcattcaaatgattaaCAATGGGAAATTACAAGGGCTTCCATTTCAGAGTCCCTGTTATCAGATCTGCTGAAGATGTTGCTGTTCATGTTTGCTAGCCCAGGACATTTTGCAAATCCAGACCAGACGAAGTTCTACGGCCATGTCCGGAATAAAGAGTAGCCTATATCCATGTCACACAGTACAGTTAGGGTGATATTACTTAACCCATGATATAAGATTTTGACCATTATACCTATCCAAATAATTCATCCCAGTATCAACGTCAGCAGGCTACACTTGTATTTCGGCACACCACAAGGTGTGTGGCCTCAACGCTTCGCTCTCGCCTACTCTGAGCTCGATTGCTATGTCTGAGGTAAACCACACCCTCCTCATTACCTACggacaaagaaatgtaaaaatacataaatgtaaaaataaagaaatttagAAATATAGAAATgcagaaatgaataaatgtggaaatgaacaaatatggaaataaataagtaaatgtggaaataaataaaaatcgaaatgaataaatgtataaaagaaaaaaataaataaatgtggaaaaaatatatacatataaatataaatatataaataattatttttgtttgttgcttttatttgtatatttatttatttatatatttatatatttttgcttttttttttttaacatgtctttgtatatttatttatgtatttatttttaattttgacagACTTGGGATTCCATATTATGAAAGGGCCATTACTCTGACCACATTTTATGCGTGCGAACTGGTGCGAACTCGCTATCATGTTGGGAACACGTGATCATTTGTAATTTAGGTTTGATGTCACGTTTAACCACAGACAGACTGCAACGAAATGAATACATATCCAGATTCACTGTTGTAAATCTAATCATTAGATCGTCtaattgaacttttttttctcattctcaCTGTACAATCTATCATTGCAACTGTCTTGTCTGAAATATTTTCTTCAGATTATGTAGCGCTCAGCCTCAGTAACGGGTTTCGATCATTCATCACAGAGATAGTGAATGAGTTCCATTCGAAACATAAGGCATGATGCACATACAAAATAGTATGAAAAATACGAAAATAcgatttttctgtttgttttttctgtttgtAAAGAAAATAATGGTAAATATGACTTAATGGAATGCTAAAACCAACAGATATCTAATTTTAGCATATGATTCCCCTCTCTAGTCTGCATGGAGAGGTCAAACGGTTAGAGCTAGAAAGGCAGTAACGTTACCTAATTTGGAAGGAAATGGGCGTGGAGTCTGAATCTGAGTCCCGTTAAGGAAGAGAACATCTGTGCAGCGTCACCGAAGAGGGACTCGCTTCTCCTTTGTGATACTGGAATAAAGGGAAAAATCGGTCTATATAAGTACAAGGTATGACTATATAATTAGTTTTATTTCTGTTGGGATTTGCGTTCGCATCGGTCTTGATTCAGTAATGTTTCTTACGGAAACCtggtgtgttttttgtttttttaagccaGAGGAATGCGCCTCAGTTACACACATACGCCTTTTTGAAATTTACTCAAGTGCTTTATGTCTGCGTTGGATTGATATTGTGCGTGCGtactttttaaacatttagtATCTTTTAAGCGTTTATTAACGCATTAGTTTCTGCGAGAAATCTGTTTATCGATCTCTCCCACGAACCCCGTTCACTATTGCCAAAATCTCAACCTCATCCGAACTATAAAACGCAACAACCACACCCCTCACCACATCCGCTAGCTGCTAGAAAGatggagagaaaaagaaagtaaaaaaaaatcgctCAATATATAGACTAGCCTACGTCAGTAAATAACTATCAGAGATGTAGGCTAATACATGGTTTAAGTCAATATCAACGGCTTTGAAAACTCTAGtagaaatgtttaatttatttttgtttgttggcTTCACATAAGGCGTCTAAATGGGTAGTAAACTGTGGAGGAAGTGGCCAGTAGCTGAGTCACGTCTGCTGATAAGCGGTTTGTTAACTCGTCGTTAGATATGTCTTTACTTTGAGTTTATATAGTCTGGTAAACACAAAAGTGAATTTTGGACATAATGCATGAAGTGTGGTAAAACACTAGCTCTAAACCTGAgctcttaaaggaacactcaaaaatgaataaaatatgtcatcattccaaacccatgactttatttcttaaaCAAAAGGAGATCTTACGCAGTGTCCTGAATAGGGTTGCAAAGGGGAGGAAAGTTTCCGGTAAATTTCCGGAAACTTTCCACCTTGGGAAGTTTGGAAGTATTCCGGtttggaaacttaacaggaatttaATGGGAATTTTGGAAAATGTATACAGATTTAtactatttatataaaatgtatcatataaaaacaaatataaacattttgtttggtcataacatgaaataaaagttatttttcgcATTTAATTCATTcgaatttagtaaatatgtaaattaaatatatttgtattgcagcagttgttatgtgttatttatttcagtgtcacatgatccttcagaaatcagacttgctgatttgatacttatttgttattatcattattggaaacagttgtgttagcatgttagaatgatatctgaaggaacatgcgacactgaagactggtgaaatgatgctgaaaattcagctttgatcacagaaataaattatatttttatgtttatcaaTTATTATACCATCATTTTAAATagttatgtttcacaatattagttgtttctgtatttttgatcaaatatgcatgttatggactgggagaatacacagtgcatgcagggggtgtggcctcaatagccctgcagtgtgtgctgtgtgaggaatgtgcagggtaaaaaattaactaaagttgcattaaatatggttgttttaaccaaaaatatgttgcaagatgtttttttcaactacatttaagtaccctgttgtaggctaacctgcaattttgcaaattccctgtttattcccattaattcccatggaaagtttccagctttgaaaattcctgtaattttgcaaccctagtcCTGAGTGCTTGCTCTTTTGTAGACCCAAATATAAATAGTTATTTCCTGAACTTGGTGTTACACAGTTTAGTGTGAATGAGGTTTGAAAGCTGTGGCagagattaatatttttgcgATCTGTTCAAAAATCTGTTGTCTTCAGAAGACTTATAACACACAAGTCATATAGACAACTTGTACAATGCTTTTTTGGTGCTGTACAGCCCAGTTACACTTACTGTCATTGTGTGTAAGAGAGCAGGTTGGAGATTTGCACAATATTTCCTTTTGTGTTAAGTCATTAGGTGCATTTACATGGAGCATTGTAATCGGTTTAAAAGTCCAATCTGAATGAAAATGCTCCATATAAACACCTCAATTGGAATAAAAATGCCCAAACCGAATGAAATTGTAATCAGTTTGTGAGGGGTGGGATAAACCTTTTtataaactgaacaaaataaaagttctgccATGTAAACGCATTAAACCTATTACTTTGCATCTATGGCATCACGTCAAGAGGTCATGTAAACAGTCCACCAAATCTTTCAATCGGAACAATTTGAATCGGAATGACAAAAAAGTGTGCATGTAAACGTGGctattgatgacagaatttttatttttgtttgaactATTGCTTTAAGAGTGTTCATGTACAATAAATCAGAGATTTCAAAAgtatgttaaatattttgagACACACAGGTTTCTTGTGTTGTTTCCCTGAGCTACATTTAAACCACTCTGTGCAGTGAGAGAATAtctgtattgttttttttagatcAGTACTTACTAAACGCTTATGTAACCAAGGGGTCACCATGATTTcgccaagtacaacatgttcctggatcaacatctttgttgatcctggaacaacattccaatcaaccaatcagatttgagggacaggtttaccatttatgtcaagtttaggcttgcaaccagggttaaagggttagttcacccaaaaatgaaaattcagtcatttattacttaccctcatgccgttccacacccgtaagaccttcgttaatcttcggaacacaaattaagatattttagttgaaatccgatggctcagtgaggccttcataaatgtactaaaaacatatttaaatcagttcatgtgagtacagtggctcaatattaatattataaagcgacaagaatatttttggtgcgccaaaaaaaaacaaaattacgacttataaagtgatggccaatttcaaaacactgcttcaggaagcatcggagcacaaatgaatcagcgtgtcgaatctgctgttcggagcgccagagtcacgtgatttcagctgttggcagtttgacacgcgatctgaatcacgattcgatacactgattcattgtggtccgatgcttcctgaagcattgttttgaaatcggccatcactaattaagtcattattttgtttttttggcgcaccaaaaatattctcgtcgctttataatattaatattgaaccactgtactcacatgaactgatttaaatatgtttttagtacctttatggatcttgagagaggaaatgtcattgctccctatgaaggcctcatggagccatcagatttcaactaaaatatcttaatttgtgttctgatgatgaacgaaggtcttacgggtgtggaacagcatgagggaaagtaataaatgacagaattttcatttttgggagaactaaccctttaagtgcttctacatcaatgttattcacctatctttcccctctggttttagggataagttattgGTAGGATTAGGATTAGCgataggaatagggttaagacaaaattttcagactggaatgttgttccatgatcaacaaaatatgttgatccaggaacatgtcttacttggcaaaatcatggtGACCGTAACCAAGGCATGAAAGCAATTCAATGCACACTTCAGTAAAGCCAATGCAGGGAAGAAAACAGGCCACACAGCTCCCCTTAATAGTGTTGAtcctcccccccccccccccccccccaaatgGGCCACATGTTCACACAACCAGGCCTTAAGTGAGCATGTGGTCTTGGAGCATGTCAAATCTGTCAGCCAATTGCTTGCTTTGTTGATTCAGATGCTCCATCTGCCTCTCTTTTTGTCCTTTGCAGAGTCACCAGAAGGACACACCTCATACACCTTCATCCAACTTCTAAAAAGTTCTCCGATCGCTCAGCACACATCATGGCTTTGGTAACCTTGAATCCTTCCCGTTTAATGTGGGCGCGTTTGGCAGCTCTAGTGTTCACTTGTGTGGCATTTAGTGTGGCGTCCCATGGAGGAGGAATCAGTGGCGGCATGGCCGACTGGAGTGTGTTCTGCTGGGCTTTTAGCTTTGCAGGAACCTTGCTTGTTCTGCTGGTGGAGCTCTTGGGTCTACAGTCTCGTGCCCCTGTGTCCTGGAGCAACTTCCCCATTACTTTCGCCTGTTACGCCACACTTCTTTGCCTGTCCGCATCCATCATCTTCCCTCTCTACTTTCTGAAGGGTGATCGGAGCCGCGGCGAGGCCCGGGACCACCGAATCGCCGCCACTGTGTTCTCCTGCCTGGCCACCGTGGCTTACTTCGTGGAGGTGAGTCTGGCACGGGCACGACCGGGAGAAGTTGCCGGATACATGGCGACAGTTCCAGGATTGCTGAAGGTTTGCGAGACCTTCGTGGCCTGCGTCATATTTGTGTTCATCAGCGATCCCATTTCTTATGATAATCATTCCGCTCTGAAGTGGTGCATGGCCGTCTACTGCATCTGTTTCGTGATATCGGCGGCTATCGTGGTGTTGTGTGTCGGCGAATGCACCGGGTGCCTGCCTTTCCCATTTGCGCGCTTCCTTTCTGCCTACGCTCTATTGGCAGTTGTAATGTACCTCACT is a genomic window of Megalobrama amblycephala isolate DHTTF-2021 linkage group LG3, ASM1881202v1, whole genome shotgun sequence containing:
- the myadma gene encoding myeloid-associated differentiation marker homolog, which codes for MALVTLNPSRLMWARLAALVFTCVAFSVASHGGGISGGMADWSVFCWAFSFAGTLLVLLVELLGLQSRAPVSWSNFPITFACYATLLCLSASIIFPLYFLKGDRSRGEARDHRIAATVFSCLATVAYFVEVSLARARPGEVAGYMATVPGLLKVCETFVACVIFVFISDPISYDNHSALKWCMAVYCICFVISAAIVVLCVGECTGCLPFPFARFLSAYALLAVVMYLTATIIWPVFKFDSRYSGSSSRPDYCRNSHGLCPWDKLVAVAVLTALNFLIYLADLAYSARLVFVTV